One genomic segment of Chloroflexota bacterium includes these proteins:
- a CDS encoding cation:proton antiporter, with amino-acid sequence MTDDATLRIVELFVGLVAAASIVALVARRLGLPYSVALVVLGLCIAAIGPGLRISITPQLVLVVLVPGLVFEAAYRLDIEELRRTSLGVVVLAVPGVLISAVTVALLLSLTGLPFGLAFIVGAITSATDPVAVVATFRALHAPRRLSTLVEAESLFNDGTAIVVFGLAVAALRTPTSPVDAVVSFTSIVVVSAAIGVLLGVVATRIIAFADDHLVELAISVVLAYGTYLLADRLQQSGIIATVVAGIVLGTYGRRIGIAGRTFDALDATWEFAAFLLTALVFLLIGLAITVGQLATDAPAIALGVVGILLARAVVVYGLLGGADRLVHRARHGPPMPIGWLHVLFWSGLRGAIAVALALSLPADLAERIHLQGIVFGVTLFTLLVQGTTSDLVLRRLGIRDGGRAAEVV; translated from the coding sequence ATGACGGACGACGCCACCCTCCGGATCGTCGAGCTGTTCGTCGGGCTCGTCGCCGCGGCCTCGATCGTCGCGCTCGTCGCCCGCCGCCTCGGCCTGCCGTACAGCGTGGCGCTCGTCGTCCTCGGTCTGTGCATCGCCGCCATCGGGCCCGGACTGCGTATCTCGATCACACCCCAGCTCGTCCTCGTCGTTCTCGTCCCGGGGCTCGTGTTCGAGGCGGCCTACCGGCTCGACATCGAGGAACTGCGCCGGACGTCGCTCGGCGTCGTGGTCCTCGCCGTGCCCGGCGTCCTCATCTCGGCGGTCACCGTCGCCCTCCTGCTCTCGCTCACGGGGCTCCCGTTCGGCCTCGCCTTCATCGTCGGCGCGATCACGTCGGCGACGGATCCGGTGGCCGTGGTTGCCACCTTCCGGGCGCTCCATGCGCCCCGACGCCTCTCAACGCTCGTCGAGGCCGAGAGCCTCTTCAATGACGGGACCGCGATCGTCGTGTTCGGTCTCGCGGTCGCCGCGCTCAGGACGCCGACATCGCCGGTCGATGCCGTCGTCTCGTTCACGTCCATCGTCGTGGTCAGCGCCGCGATCGGGGTGCTCCTCGGCGTCGTCGCCACCCGGATCATCGCGTTCGCCGACGATCACCTCGTCGAGCTGGCGATCTCGGTCGTCCTCGCCTACGGGACGTACCTGCTCGCCGATCGGCTCCAACAGTCGGGCATCATCGCCACGGTCGTCGCCGGGATCGTCCTCGGAACGTACGGTCGGCGGATCGGGATCGCGGGCCGGACGTTCGACGCGCTCGACGCGACGTGGGAGTTCGCCGCCTTCCTCCTCACCGCCCTCGTGTTCCTCCTCATCGGACTCGCCATCACCGTCGGCCAGCTCGCGACGGACGCGCCCGCCATCGCCCTCGGCGTCGTCGGGATCCTGCTCGCCCGCGCGGTCGTCGTGTACGGGCTCCTCGGCGGCGCGGACCGCCTCGTCCACCGCGCGCGGCACGGGCCCCCGATGCCGATCGGCTGGCTGCACGTCCTCTTCTGGTCCGGCCTGCGCGGCGCCATCGCGGTCGCCCTCGCCCTGTCGCTGCCGGCGGACCTGGCGGAGCGGATTCACCTCCAGGGCATCGTCTTCGGCGTGACCCTCTTCACCCTCCTCGTCCAGGGTACGACGAGCGACCTCGTCCTCCGTCGGCTCGGGATCAGGGACGGCGGGCGGGCTGCGGAGGTGGTCTGA
- a CDS encoding DnaJ domain-containing protein, translating into MTNREAEAGQPLDPYKALQVDPEADPEVIQAAYRRLARKWHPDVAVGPDAAARMARLNRAWEIVGDPERRREYDRIRAAVDRGAASASERTADGAGSVGPPPGNASGSVLNFGRYAGWSLGEIGRADLEYVEWLDRTPIGRPYREEIDAILRRTGRRRTAAAEAAQRRGLFRRR; encoded by the coding sequence ATGACCAACCGGGAAGCCGAGGCGGGCCAACCACTCGATCCCTACAAAGCCCTCCAGGTGGATCCGGAGGCGGACCCGGAGGTCATCCAGGCGGCCTACCGGCGTCTGGCGCGAAAGTGGCATCCGGACGTCGCGGTGGGGCCGGACGCCGCGGCACGGATGGCGCGGCTGAATCGCGCGTGGGAGATCGTCGGCGATCCTGAGCGCAGACGGGAGTACGACCGGATCCGGGCGGCGGTGGATCGCGGAGCGGCCAGCGCGAGCGAGCGGACCGCGGACGGCGCCGGATCAGTGGGCCCGCCGCCGGGCAACGCGTCGGGCAGCGTCCTCAACTTCGGGCGCTATGCCGGCTGGTCCCTCGGGGAGATCGGCCGCGCCGACCTCGAATACGTCGAGTGGCTGGACCGGACGCCGATCGGGAGGCCGTATCGGGAGGAGATCGACGCGATCCTCCGTCGCACCGGCCGACGACGAACCGCCGCGGCCGAAGCGGCACAGCGCCGCGGCCTGTTCCGGCGTCGATGA
- a CDS encoding AI-2E family transporter → MVEDAHSRSVAVPTAPSDAAVPGRGGHRLRRPTPRVALVIVAAVALAFVLYLGRDALSPFIVGLLLVYLLDPAVERLGRIGLPRGLAILLLYAVLVAVVVAALNLTIPPLVQQVGQFFGDTPKLAALVQDQLVRLRQAYESLQIPAPVRATVDQFLAQVGRGTTFNPSDVLPVFNSVAAFVASTFGYLIIPVWVFYLLKDLPSLTRSFDRSLPDEWRDDVWAVIRIAERVFGQWVRGQIVLGTTVSLATFLGLVFLGQVVDPIFSQFALFLAILAGLLELLPILGPIIAAVPLVLLGATASAQAALAALLLALAIQQLENYLLVPKIQGGAVKLHPSAVMFALILGGAIAGLLGAILALPIAATGRDIFRHLFRRLGPAAIDRQAGGGTTANPTADRAP, encoded by the coding sequence ATGGTGGAGGACGCCCACTCCCGATCCGTTGCGGTCCCCACCGCCCCGTCGGACGCGGCCGTGCCGGGTCGCGGCGGCCATCGGCTCCGGCGGCCGACCCCCCGCGTCGCCCTCGTCATCGTCGCCGCGGTCGCCCTCGCGTTCGTCCTCTACCTCGGCCGGGACGCGCTCAGTCCGTTCATCGTCGGGCTCCTGCTCGTCTATCTCCTCGACCCGGCTGTGGAGCGGCTCGGCCGGATCGGCCTGCCGCGCGGCCTCGCGATCCTCCTCCTCTACGCGGTCCTCGTCGCGGTGGTCGTGGCGGCCCTGAACCTCACGATCCCGCCGCTCGTCCAGCAGGTCGGGCAGTTCTTCGGCGACACGCCGAAGCTCGCGGCGCTCGTCCAGGACCAGCTCGTGCGGCTCCGCCAGGCGTACGAGTCGCTCCAGATCCCCGCGCCGGTCCGGGCGACGGTCGACCAGTTCCTCGCCCAGGTCGGTCGGGGGACCACGTTCAACCCGAGCGATGTCCTGCCGGTCTTCAACTCGGTCGCGGCGTTCGTCGCCTCGACGTTCGGGTACCTCATCATCCCGGTCTGGGTCTTCTACCTCCTCAAGGACCTGCCGTCGCTCACCCGGTCCTTCGATCGCTCGCTGCCCGACGAGTGGCGCGACGACGTCTGGGCGGTCATCCGCATCGCCGAGCGGGTCTTCGGTCAGTGGGTCCGCGGCCAGATCGTCCTCGGGACCACCGTCTCGCTCGCGACGTTCCTCGGCCTCGTCTTCCTCGGCCAGGTCGTCGATCCGATCTTCTCCCAGTTCGCCCTGTTCCTCGCCATCCTCGCCGGGCTGCTCGAGCTCCTCCCGATCCTCGGCCCGATCATCGCGGCCGTCCCGCTCGTCCTCCTCGGGGCGACGGCGAGCGCCCAGGCCGCCCTGGCGGCGCTGCTGCTCGCCCTCGCGATCCAGCAGCTCGAGAACTACCTCCTCGTCCCGAAGATCCAGGGCGGGGCGGTGAAGCTTCATCCCTCGGCCGTGATGTTCGCCCTCATCCTCGGCGGCGCCATCGCCGGCCTCCTCGGCGCGATCCTCGCCCTCCCGATCGCCGCCACGGGCCGCGACATCTTCCGTCACCTGTTCCGACGCCTCGGTCCGGCGGCCATCGACCGCCAGGCCGGTGGCGGGACGACCGCGAACCCGACCGCGGACAGGGCCCCATGA
- a CDS encoding DUF2344 domain-containing protein yields the protein MTGIRQRWRLLIASLANVDAPLAGALVTDWEAAVVRSGLPVAMAEGATPRPRLWFGPPLPAGMAGEREPLDLGLAERRRIHEVREALAGVLPAGLLLADLYDVWPGAPALTASIAAADYRIIVGVDSGDPAVPGALAGAIAALVSADRIAVPREKGGRTVEIDIRPSLIALRSMAIEARPADTADTAGSGEFGLWMRLRLGGDGPMGRPAELVAAIAARTGRAMRIQQAIRERVVITGDEPLPS from the coding sequence ATGACCGGGATCCGCCAGCGCTGGCGGCTCCTCATCGCCTCCCTCGCGAACGTGGACGCACCGCTCGCCGGGGCGCTCGTGACGGACTGGGAGGCCGCCGTCGTCCGGTCGGGTCTGCCGGTCGCGATGGCCGAAGGCGCGACGCCGCGACCGCGGCTGTGGTTCGGTCCGCCCCTGCCGGCGGGGATGGCTGGCGAGCGCGAGCCGCTCGATCTCGGGCTCGCCGAGCGGCGCCGGATCCATGAGGTGCGTGAGGCGCTCGCCGGCGTCCTCCCCGCCGGTCTCCTGCTCGCCGACCTGTACGACGTCTGGCCGGGGGCGCCCGCGCTCACGGCATCCATCGCGGCCGCCGACTACCGGATCATCGTCGGCGTGGACAGCGGCGATCCGGCAGTGCCCGGTGCCCTCGCGGGGGCGATCGCCGCGCTCGTGTCCGCGGACCGGATCGCAGTCCCAAGAGAGAAGGGCGGGCGGACGGTCGAGATCGATATCCGCCCCTCGCTCATCGCGCTGCGATCCATGGCGATCGAGGCCCGCCCCGCGGACACCGCGGACACCGCGGGGAGCGGCGAGTTCGGTCTGTGGATGCGCCTCCGGCTCGGCGGCGATGGTCCGATGGGGCGGCCGGCGGAGCTGGTCGCCGCGATCGCCGCGCGGACCGGCCGCGCGATGCGGATCCAGCAGGCGATCCGCGAACGGGTCGTCATCACGGGTGACGAGCCGCTCCCCTCGTGA
- a CDS encoding ATP-binding cassette domain-containing protein has protein sequence MTTSTKSGQTDGLALSTRDLHKRYGKRVALAGLDLSVPAGVVYGFLGPNGAGKTTTMRLLTGLIHPDSGRIEMLGRPFGRGDRHRLFEVGALIESPAFYPYLSGRDNLRVLAATGARVPRRRIDELLELLGLTARASDAVSRYSLGMRQRLGIAAALLSDPQLLLLDEPANGLDPAGIVAMRDTLRYLASNGKTVFVSSHILGEVQQLADVVGIVAGGRLIREGLMRDLLESEGVVRVRVATTELERASGVVAGTVGTTPTVQEHGSASGADAAEIAWLSVAGGRTEAVRINRDLAAAGIFASGLETGSDLETLFLELTADASTPGAATPADRAGRAGAAAASALPSGWGSGA, from the coding sequence ATGACCACCAGCACGAAGTCCGGCCAGACGGACGGGCTCGCCCTGTCGACGCGCGACCTCCACAAGCGCTATGGGAAGCGGGTCGCCCTCGCCGGCCTCGACCTGTCCGTCCCGGCCGGCGTGGTGTACGGCTTCCTCGGGCCGAACGGAGCCGGGAAGACGACGACGATGCGGTTGCTGACCGGACTCATCCACCCCGACTCGGGACGCATCGAGATGCTCGGCCGGCCCTTCGGGCGCGGTGACCGCCATCGGCTCTTCGAGGTGGGAGCGCTCATCGAGTCGCCGGCCTTCTATCCGTACCTGTCCGGACGCGACAACCTGCGCGTCCTCGCCGCGACCGGCGCCCGCGTACCGCGCCGCCGGATCGACGAGCTGCTCGAGCTGCTCGGTCTGACGGCCCGGGCGAGCGACGCCGTCTCCCGCTATTCGCTCGGGATGCGCCAGCGGCTCGGGATCGCGGCGGCGCTCCTCAGCGACCCCCAGCTCCTCCTCCTCGACGAGCCGGCGAACGGGCTCGATCCCGCCGGGATCGTCGCGATGCGCGACACGCTCCGCTATCTCGCGTCGAACGGCAAGACGGTGTTCGTGTCGAGTCACATCCTCGGCGAGGTCCAGCAGCTCGCCGACGTGGTCGGCATCGTGGCCGGCGGGCGCCTCATCCGCGAAGGCCTCATGCGGGACCTCCTCGAGAGCGAGGGGGTCGTCCGCGTCCGGGTCGCGACCACCGAGCTCGAGCGTGCCAGCGGGGTCGTCGCCGGGACCGTCGGCACCACCCCCACCGTCCAGGAACATGGCTCCGCCAGCGGGGCGGACGCGGCGGAGATCGCCTGGCTGAGCGTGGCCGGCGGTCGCACGGAGGCCGTGCGGATCAATCGCGATCTCGCGGCAGCGGGGATCTTCGCCTCAGGTCTCGAGACCGGGAGCGACCTCGAGACGCTCTTCCTCGAGCTCACCGCCGATGCGTCGACGCCCGGCGCGGCCACGCCGGCGGATCGGGCAGGTCGCGCCGGCGCGGCCGCGGCGAGCGCCCTTCCGAGCGGATGGGGGAGCGGCGCGTGA
- a CDS encoding ABC transporter permease subunit has translation MRVFASGLRKLARRMVTWISFGLLVGLLALILLAVGATAKQQPTETGRSAALLLVTFPGAYSFVLSFVLGLGGLFAVIYGAAIAGSEWSWGTLKNAVARGESRSRYMVATFVAVAVFLGLGLVLAYLVGVVVAFLAAGLAGVSTSGLGDAATIGRLPDELARGWLAVAEAGALGFAIATIARSQLAGIGTGIGVYFGEQFAGIFLPDIVRYLPFNAANAVIPRATTGANGGGIADPLPPDQAVIIVAAWLVGALIVAAVFTERAEISG, from the coding sequence GTGAGAGTCTTCGCCTCCGGGCTGCGCAAGCTCGCTCGACGGATGGTCACGTGGATCAGCTTCGGCCTCCTCGTCGGCCTGCTCGCCCTCATTCTCCTCGCGGTGGGGGCGACCGCGAAGCAGCAGCCGACCGAGACGGGTCGGTCCGCGGCGCTCCTGCTCGTCACGTTCCCCGGTGCGTATTCGTTCGTCCTCTCGTTCGTCCTCGGGCTCGGCGGCCTCTTCGCCGTCATCTACGGCGCCGCCATCGCGGGCTCGGAGTGGAGCTGGGGCACGCTGAAGAACGCCGTCGCGCGCGGCGAGAGCCGCAGCCGGTACATGGTCGCCACGTTCGTCGCCGTCGCCGTCTTCCTCGGCCTCGGCCTCGTCCTCGCCTATCTCGTCGGCGTCGTGGTCGCGTTCCTCGCCGCCGGGCTTGCGGGAGTCTCGACGAGCGGCCTCGGCGACGCGGCGACCATCGGCCGGCTGCCGGACGAGCTTGCCCGCGGCTGGCTCGCGGTCGCGGAGGCCGGCGCGCTCGGTTTCGCCATCGCGACGATCGCGCGGTCGCAGCTCGCCGGGATCGGGACGGGCATCGGCGTCTACTTCGGGGAGCAGTTCGCCGGCATCTTCCTGCCGGACATCGTCAGGTACCTCCCGTTCAACGCCGCGAATGCGGTCATTCCCCGGGCGACCACCGGGGCGAACGGCGGCGGCATCGCCGATCCGCTGCCGCCCGACCAGGCAGTCATCATCGTCGCGGCCTGGCTCGTCGGCGCTCTCATCGTCGCGGCCGTGTTCACGGAACGGGCCGAGATCAGCGGCTGA
- the rplU gene encoding 50S ribosomal protein L21, whose product MYAVIETGSKQYRVEVGTELEVELLEVEPGQTITLDRVLLVADGETTAIGRPVVDGATVSAEVVRFDRGDKVIAFKYRPKARRRVKKGHRQELTILRVADIVFGGKSAAEAVRKAQAAAKTERQRLEEAAARQAAEDTALASRLAADAAKASAATAKAATTTKAGSTAKGATTKAATKASTAKPGSTAKGATTKASAAKPAHTPATARTSTPKSGKPATGAPAKGPRTPTAGDAPAADAPKRPRTKKDT is encoded by the coding sequence ATGTACGCAGTCATCGAGACCGGCAGCAAGCAGTATCGCGTCGAGGTGGGGACCGAGCTCGAGGTCGAGCTGCTCGAGGTCGAGCCGGGCCAGACGATCACCCTCGATCGGGTGCTCCTCGTCGCGGACGGCGAGACCACCGCGATCGGTCGGCCTGTCGTGGACGGCGCGACCGTGAGTGCCGAGGTCGTGCGGTTCGATCGCGGTGACAAGGTCATTGCGTTCAAGTACCGCCCGAAGGCGCGCCGGCGCGTGAAGAAGGGCCATCGCCAGGAGCTCACCATCCTCCGCGTCGCCGACATCGTGTTCGGCGGCAAGAGTGCGGCGGAGGCGGTGCGGAAGGCCCAGGCGGCGGCGAAGACCGAGCGACAGCGCCTCGAGGAGGCCGCCGCCCGGCAGGCCGCGGAGGACACTGCGCTCGCGTCCAGGCTCGCTGCCGATGCGGCGAAGGCCTCGGCAGCGACGGCGAAGGCCGCGACGACCACGAAGGCCGGCTCGACCGCGAAGGGTGCGACGACGAAGGCCGCGACGAAGGCCTCGACCGCGAAGCCCGGCTCGACCGCGAAGGGTGCGACGACGAAGGCCTCGGCCGCGAAGCCCGCCCACACGCCCGCCACGGCACGCACGAGCACACCGAAGTCGGGCAAGCCCGCGACCGGTGCGCCCGCCAAGGGCCCGCGGACCCCGACCGCCGGTGACGCGCCGGCTGCGGACGCGCCGAAGCGCCCGCGCACGAAGAAGGACACGTAA
- the rpmA gene encoding 50S ribosomal protein L27 encodes MAHKKAGSSSKNGRDSVGQRLGVKVGDGQLVPAGSIIVRQRGMTFLSGAGTGLGHDYTVFATVTGRVKFEHATKAKKRIRVVPDGLPARPVAAATAEATV; translated from the coding sequence ATGGCCCACAAGAAAGCAGGCTCCAGCTCGAAGAACGGCCGCGACAGTGTCGGCCAACGGCTCGGCGTCAAGGTCGGCGACGGACAGCTCGTCCCGGCGGGCTCCATCATCGTCCGGCAGCGCGGGATGACCTTCCTCTCCGGCGCCGGGACCGGTCTCGGCCACGACTACACCGTCTTCGCGACCGTGACGGGTCGCGTGAAGTTCGAGCATGCAACGAAGGCGAAGAAGCGCATCCGGGTCGTCCCGGACGGCCTGCCCGCCCGACCGGTCGCCGCCGCCACGGCTGAAGCGACCGTCTAG
- the rpmE gene encoding 50S ribosomal protein L31, which produces MKTGIHPTYHQAVTHCATCGSSFTVGSTRPELRVDVCSQCHPFFTGKQTIIDTAGQVERFQKRLERSTRA; this is translated from the coding sequence GTGAAGACCGGCATCCATCCCACGTACCACCAGGCCGTGACGCATTGCGCCACGTGCGGCTCCTCGTTCACCGTCGGCTCCACCCGGCCCGAGCTTCGGGTGGACGTGTGCAGCCAGTGCCACCCGTTCTTCACCGGCAAGCAGACGATCATCGACACCGCCGGTCAGGTCGAGCGCTTCCAGAAGCGGCTCGAGCGCTCGACGCGAGCCTGA
- a CDS encoding DUF1385 domain-containing protein, with product MPGYAYGGQALIEGVMMRGRDAIAVALRAPDGRIVTATERLDSGFHGRASSRWPLVRGLVVLYETLVVGTRWLVRSASVAASGEGIELGRGAVALMLGLTLLFGIGIFFVLPLVLASAAAGSAQNGLVQHLVEGLIRVGLFIGYLLLISRAPDVRRVFQYHGAEHMSIHALEAGDPLVVDAVRRYPTAHQRCGTEFLVIVVALSILTFSLVGRQEPLVMVGSRIVLIPVIAAAGYELLRWGARHRANPVVHALFLPGIWVQMITTRQPTDDMIEVAIVALEEALLADGATVPSGSAEFPRAPLAMLPGAGPAPAVDIPDPLSTVAVDDAIR from the coding sequence ATGCCCGGCTATGCGTACGGTGGTCAGGCCCTCATCGAGGGCGTCATGATGCGCGGCCGCGACGCCATCGCGGTCGCCCTGCGGGCGCCGGACGGCCGGATCGTCACGGCGACGGAACGTCTCGACAGCGGTTTCCATGGGCGCGCCTCGTCGCGCTGGCCGCTCGTCCGGGGGCTCGTCGTCCTCTACGAGACGCTTGTCGTCGGGACGCGCTGGCTCGTCCGGAGCGCCTCGGTCGCGGCGAGCGGGGAGGGGATCGAGCTCGGCCGTGGCGCGGTGGCCCTCATGCTCGGATTGACGCTCCTCTTCGGCATCGGCATCTTCTTCGTCCTGCCGCTCGTGCTCGCGAGTGCGGCCGCCGGCAGCGCTCAGAACGGCCTCGTCCAGCATCTCGTCGAGGGACTGATCCGGGTCGGCCTGTTCATCGGCTACCTCCTCCTCATCTCGCGGGCGCCGGATGTCCGTCGTGTCTTCCAGTACCACGGCGCGGAGCACATGTCGATCCATGCGCTCGAGGCCGGCGATCCGCTCGTGGTCGATGCCGTCCGACGCTATCCGACGGCCCACCAGCGCTGCGGGACCGAGTTCCTCGTCATCGTCGTCGCGCTCTCGATCCTCACCTTCTCGCTCGTGGGCAGGCAGGAGCCGCTCGTCATGGTCGGCAGCCGGATCGTCCTCATCCCCGTCATCGCCGCGGCGGGCTATGAGCTCCTCCGCTGGGGCGCCCGCCACCGGGCCAATCCCGTCGTCCACGCGCTCTTCCTGCCGGGCATCTGGGTCCAGATGATCACGACCCGTCAGCCGACGGACGACATGATCGAGGTCGCGATCGTCGCGCTCGAGGAGGCCCTCCTCGCCGACGGCGCGACGGTGCCGTCCGGCAGCGCCGAGTTCCCGCGGGCGCCGCTCGCGATGCTCCCCGGCGCAGGTCCCGCGCCCGCGGTCGACATCCCGGACCCGTTGTCGACCGTCGCCGTCGACGACGCGATCCGCTGA